Proteins encoded within one genomic window of Polypterus senegalus isolate Bchr_013 chromosome 6, ASM1683550v1, whole genome shotgun sequence:
- the mdh1b gene encoding putative malate dehydrogenase 1B — MAKFVLAGKADCPFFAKAELLADKLEKMLPDFHIHKIAQHPDEWERWLQETCQRNGWVHSKSPIVWRELLDRGGKGLLLGGFNDFLEHAQIYYGVTSDMPTDTMMDIAAENLQTCAALMEEKAQLQSQVESFNVWVTSALSLDAYALTPFLCNGDAFGQKRVSLHLLDGGDCEEQLCALKMELEDAALPPLLGVEVHSDLHNAFLGAHVVIFLDEAEDEGANQQTAESQIERVAQRYQEYGHLIDSNAHRDVRVVVAATIYANLKCCILAQSAPSFPSCRFVALATHIENRAKRHLATKMAVHAAGITNVAVWGNISGSTHIDLTMARVYRYDGATWGPPEFSQPVLEVIYDRKWLETEFLTAVKSPSPSQGHRSLPVIHAVVTLLQKWFGQSIAVGVQSLGVVSDGAFELPAGLVFAVPVYFSSRTWMVATDHELTPEAKEKLAAIVTELSLEKEAAWKHLNLSGPA, encoded by the exons ATGGCAAAGTTCGTATTGGCCG GTAAAGCTGACTGCCCGTTTTTTGCCAAGGCGGAGCTCCTGGCAGACAAGCTGGAGAAGATGCTTCCCGACTTCCACATCCATAAAATCGCTCAGCACCCGGACGAGTGGGAG CGGTGGCTGCAGGAGACGTGCCAGAGGAACGGCTGGGTGCACAGCAAGAGCCCCATAGTGTGGCGGGAACTGCTGGACCGCGGGGGCAAAGGCCTTCTGCTAGGGGGCTTCAATGACTTTCTGGAGCATGCACAG ATCTACTATGGTGTCACGTCTGACATGCCAACCGACACCATGATGGACATCGCAGCTGAGAACCTGCAGACGTGTGCAGCCCTGATGGAAGAAAAGGCGCAGCTGCAGAGTCAGGTGGAGTCCTTCAATGTGTGGGTCACCAG TGCCCTCAGCCTGGATGCCTATGCCCTGACGCCATTCCTATGTAACGGTGATGCCTTTGGCCAGAAGCGGGTGAGCCTGCACCTCCTGGATGGCGGTGACTGTGAGGAGCAGCTGTGTGCCCTCAAGATGGAGTTGGAGGACGCCGCCCTGCCCCCACTCCTGGGGGTCGAGGTGCACTCAGACCTTCACAATGCCTTCCTCGGTGCCCACGTGGTCATCTTTCTGGATGAAGCTGAGGACGAAGGGGCCAACCAGCAGACCGCCGAGAGCCAGATTGAGCGGGTGGCACAGCGCTATCAGGAGTATGGACACCTGATTGACAGTAACGCTCACAGGGACGTGCGAGTGGTGGTGGCGGCCACCATCTATGCCAATCTGAAGTGCTGCATCCTGGCGCAGAGTGCaccatccttcccaagctgcCGTTTTGTGGCCCTGGCAACACACATTGAGAATCGAGCGAAGCGTCACCTGGCCACAAAAATGGCCGTCCATGCAGCAG GCATCACAAACGTCGCCGTGTGGGGTAACATCAGTGGCAGTACCCACATTGACCTGACGATGGCGCGGGTCTACAGGTACGATGGTGCCACCTGGGGTCCTCCGGAATTCTCACAACCCGTCCTGGAAGTCATATACGACAG GAAGTGGCTGGAAACGGAGTTCCTGACCGCGGTCAAAAGCCCGTCACCAAGCCAAGGACACAGGAGCCTGCCCGTCATCCATGCTGTGGTCACTCTTCTACAGAAGTGGTTCGGCCAGTCCATTGCTGTGGGAGTGCAGTCCCTCGGGGTGGTCAGTGACG GTGCCTTTGAGCTGCCCGCTGGGCTCGTCTTTGCAGTGCCAGTGTACTTCAGCAGCAGGACATGGATGGTAGCCACTGACCATGAGCTGACCCCAGAAGCCAAGGAGAAGCTGGCAGCCATCGTCACAGAGCTCTCACTG GAAAAAGAAGCTGCCTGGAAGCACCTGAATCTGTCTGGCCCAGCATGA